A window from Streptomyces sp. NBC_00335 encodes these proteins:
- a CDS encoding MogA/MoaB family molybdenum cofactor biosynthesis protein: protein MTAGAPVPRALVVTASNRASQGVYADKGGPVLAEGLRALGFAVDGPRVVPDGDPVEAALREGVAAGYDVILTTGGTGISPTDRTPDATARVLDYEIPGIPQAIRAESLAKVPTAALSRGLAGVAGHTLIVNLPGSTGGVRDGIAVLSRVLLHAVDQIRGGDHPRPEGRPPGSAS, encoded by the coding sequence GTGACGGCGGGAGCCCCCGTGCCGCGCGCACTGGTGGTCACGGCCTCGAACCGTGCCTCGCAGGGCGTGTACGCGGACAAGGGCGGCCCGGTGCTCGCCGAGGGCCTGCGCGCGCTCGGCTTCGCGGTGGACGGCCCGCGCGTGGTCCCCGACGGCGACCCCGTGGAGGCGGCCCTGCGCGAGGGCGTGGCCGCCGGGTACGACGTCATCCTGACCACCGGCGGCACCGGCATCTCGCCGACCGACCGGACCCCCGACGCCACCGCCCGGGTACTGGACTACGAGATCCCGGGCATCCCGCAGGCCATCCGGGCCGAGTCCCTGGCGAAGGTGCCCACCGCGGCCCTGTCCCGGGGCCTGGCGGGCGTCGCCGGACACACCCTGATCGTGAACCTGCCCGGTTCCACGGGCGGGGTCCGCGACGGGATCGCGGTCCTGTCCCGGGTCCTGCTGCACGCCGTCGACCAGATCCGCGGCGGCGACCACCCTCGTCCCGAGGGCAGACCGCCGGGGAGCGCGAGCTGA
- a CDS encoding GNAT family N-acetyltransferase has product MSQEIQLRAVSYDDPDAVKLNDQVQIEYQERYEGEGDETFLDPAMFAPPRGLYLLAYDASGTPIASGGWRGHEANDEGYADGDAELKRMYVVPEARGLGLARRILAALEADARAAGRVRMALETGDQQPEAIALYLSEGYTLTDAKFGHYRFHDSSRCMTKPLNPEA; this is encoded by the coding sequence ATGTCTCAGGAGATCCAGCTCCGCGCCGTGTCGTACGACGACCCGGACGCGGTCAAGCTCAACGACCAAGTGCAGATCGAATACCAGGAGCGCTACGAGGGCGAGGGCGACGAAACCTTCCTCGACCCGGCGATGTTCGCCCCGCCGAGGGGCCTCTACCTCCTCGCCTACGACGCTTCGGGCACCCCGATCGCCAGCGGCGGCTGGCGCGGCCACGAGGCGAACGACGAGGGCTACGCCGACGGCGACGCCGAGCTGAAGCGCATGTACGTGGTCCCCGAGGCCCGCGGCCTGGGCCTGGCCCGCCGCATCCTCGCCGCCCTCGAAGCGGACGCCCGCGCGGCCGGCCGCGTGCGCATGGCCCTGGAAACCGGCGACCAGCAGCCGGAGGCCATCGCCCTCTACCTCTCCGAGGGCTACACCCTGACGGACGCCAAGTTCGGGCACTACCGCTTCCACGACTCCAGCCGCTGCATGACGAAGCCCCTGAACCCGGAAGCCTGA
- the sepX gene encoding divisome protein SepX/GlpR encodes MSSSGLIYAVIVGAWAAYLVPMWLRRQDELNEARPTERFSTAIRLLSGRAGMERRYAKGLRERGDEEAQPQPPADPDAATETVKPVDAADARAVVVPPPTRSEPRSAASERADRAERARREQRLVVLARRRRTTALLFLIFTLGAVSAAVGGLQYLWAPAVPALLLSTYIVHLRVQERRRYEFTMDRRRAEAAARHLRENRPRRRHSEDAAAAGSDPDPAPPVSPQEAGRRALVEQTDHAEWVDQQRERERGPARGDSWEPVPVPLPTYVTAPVAPRATGPATPDPWSAARSSTAEPTEPRLRAQPAPPSTPSPRHRPRDAARTPLFDQYEGDERPRAANE; translated from the coding sequence GTGAGCAGCAGCGGCCTCATCTACGCAGTCATTGTCGGGGCCTGGGCCGCCTACTTGGTGCCCATGTGGCTCCGGAGGCAGGACGAGCTGAACGAAGCCCGTCCGACGGAACGCTTCTCCACCGCCATCCGGCTGCTTTCCGGCCGGGCGGGAATGGAGCGCCGTTACGCCAAGGGACTGCGTGAGCGCGGTGACGAGGAGGCGCAGCCCCAGCCCCCCGCGGACCCGGACGCCGCGACGGAAACGGTGAAACCCGTGGACGCCGCCGACGCCCGGGCGGTCGTCGTGCCCCCGCCGACCCGGTCCGAGCCGAGATCGGCCGCCTCCGAGCGGGCCGACCGCGCGGAGCGGGCCCGCCGCGAGCAGCGCCTGGTCGTCCTGGCCCGCCGCCGGCGCACCACCGCGCTGCTCTTCCTGATCTTCACCCTCGGCGCGGTGTCCGCCGCCGTCGGCGGACTCCAGTACCTGTGGGCCCCGGCCGTGCCCGCCCTGCTGCTGAGCACGTACATCGTGCACCTGCGGGTCCAGGAGCGACGCCGCTACGAGTTCACGATGGACCGGCGGCGCGCCGAGGCGGCCGCCCGCCACCTGCGCGAGAACCGCCCGCGCCGCCGCCACTCCGAAGATGCCGCCGCGGCCGGCTCCGACCCGGACCCCGCGCCACCCGTCTCCCCGCAGGAGGCCGGCCGGCGCGCCCTGGTCGAGCAGACCGACCACGCGGAGTGGGTGGACCAGCAGCGCGAGCGCGAGCGCGGCCCCGCCCGCGGTGACAGCTGGGAGCCCGTCCCGGTGCCGCTGCCGACGTACGTGACGGCCCCGGTCGCCCCGCGCGCCACCGGTCCGGCCACCCCGGACCCCTGGAGCGCGGCCCGCTCCAGCACGGCCGAGCCGACCGAACCCCGCCTGCGCGCCCAGCCGGCGCCCCCGTCGACCCCGTCGCCGCGGCACCGTCCGCGCGACGCGGCCCGTACCCCCCTCTTCGACCAGTACGAGGGCGACGAGCGCCCGCGCGCCGCGAACGAGTGA
- the moaC gene encoding cyclic pyranopterin monophosphate synthase MoaC encodes MSTQSSAGGPAGTRLTHIDEAGAARMVDVSAKDVTTRTARASGRVLVSPRVIELLRGEGVPKGDALATARIAGIMGAKKTPDLIPLCHPLAVSGVKVDLKVTDDAVEILATVKTADRTGVEMEALTAVAVAGLTVIDMVKAVDKGAVITDVRVEEKTGGKSGDWARS; translated from the coding sequence ATGAGTACGCAGAGCAGCGCCGGCGGCCCCGCCGGCACCAGGCTGACGCACATCGACGAGGCCGGCGCGGCCCGGATGGTCGACGTCTCGGCGAAGGACGTCACCACCCGGACGGCGCGGGCCAGCGGCCGCGTGCTCGTCTCTCCCCGGGTCATCGAACTGCTGCGGGGCGAGGGCGTGCCCAAGGGCGACGCCCTCGCCACCGCGCGGATCGCCGGGATCATGGGGGCGAAGAAGACCCCCGACCTGATCCCGCTGTGCCACCCGCTGGCCGTCTCCGGGGTGAAGGTGGACCTGAAGGTCACCGACGACGCCGTCGAGATCCTCGCCACCGTCAAGACCGCCGACCGTACGGGCGTCGAGATGGAGGCGCTGACCGCCGTCGCGGTCGCCGGGCTCACCGTCATCGACATGGTCAAGGCCGTCGACAAGGGCGCGGTCATCACCGACGTGCGGGTCGAGGAGAAGACGGGCGGCAAGTCCGGCGACTGGGCGCGCTCGTGA
- a CDS encoding TIGR04222 domain-containing membrane protein: MRTDPSVYELAHLAGGPQRVAETALIALRDLGALTITGPRVRATAPAPPARHPVEAVLTAFCSRGRGVPAAIAAVRGAPETAEIGRRLRALGLLTRFRHRPTRAGRLLLAEAKSAAAHPAYVLQGPSAIEDRLLRGLITGTRTPTVLDRLRPRPPALDRDGSGSCGSGGDFSGFGGGGSGSDS; the protein is encoded by the coding sequence ATGCGCACGGATCCGAGCGTCTACGAACTGGCCCACCTGGCCGGCGGACCCCAACGCGTCGCCGAAACCGCGCTGATCGCCCTGCGCGACCTCGGCGCGCTGACCATCACCGGCCCCCGCGTCCGCGCGACCGCGCCCGCACCGCCCGCCCGTCACCCGGTCGAAGCGGTGCTCACGGCGTTCTGCTCGCGCGGGCGCGGCGTCCCTGCCGCGATCGCGGCCGTGCGCGGGGCCCCGGAGACCGCGGAGATCGGGCGCCGGCTCCGCGCCCTCGGTCTCCTCACCCGCTTCCGCCACCGCCCCACCCGCGCCGGCCGCCTGCTGCTCGCCGAGGCCAAGTCGGCGGCCGCGCACCCCGCGTACGTCCTCCAGGGCCCCTCCGCCATCGAGGACCGGCTGCTGCGGGGCCTGATCACCGGCACCCGCACCCCGACGGTCCTGGACCGCCTCAGGCCCCGCCCCCCGGCCCTGGACCGCGACGGCAGCGGAAGCTGCGGCAGCGGTGGCGACTTCAGCGGCTTCGGCGGCGGCGGCTCCGGAAGCGATTCCTGA
- a CDS encoding GNAT family N-acetyltransferase: MVLADGDVTLRPIRLRDQAAWREVNRRNRDWLRPWEATIPPPAPWGPVIQRPTYRQMVRHLRAEANAGRMLPFVIEYQGRLVGQLTVAGITWGSMCAGHVGYWVDRDVAGRGVMPTAVALAVDHCFAKVGLHRIEVCIRPENGPSRRVVEKLGFREEGLRPRYLHIDGAWRDHLVYALTTEEVREGLLHRWHRERHPHGPDTPPGQ; encoded by the coding sequence GTGGTGCTGGCGGACGGCGATGTCACGCTCCGGCCGATAAGGCTGCGGGACCAGGCCGCCTGGCGCGAGGTCAACCGCCGCAACCGCGACTGGCTCCGGCCGTGGGAGGCGACCATTCCGCCGCCCGCGCCCTGGGGGCCGGTGATCCAGCGGCCGACGTACCGCCAGATGGTGCGCCACCTGCGGGCGGAGGCGAACGCGGGGCGCATGCTGCCGTTCGTCATCGAGTACCAGGGCCGCCTGGTGGGCCAGCTGACGGTCGCCGGGATCACCTGGGGCTCGATGTGCGCGGGCCACGTCGGCTACTGGGTGGACCGGGACGTGGCGGGCCGCGGCGTGATGCCGACGGCGGTCGCGCTGGCGGTGGACCACTGCTTCGCCAAGGTCGGGCTGCACCGGATCGAGGTGTGCATCCGGCCGGAGAACGGTCCGAGCCGGCGGGTGGTGGAGAAGCTCGGCTTCCGCGAGGAGGGACTGCGCCCGCGGTACCTGCACATCGACGGGGCCTGGCGCGATCACCTCGTGTACGCGCTGACTACGGAGGAAGTGCGCGAGGGGCTGTTGCACCGCTGGCACCGCGAACGTCATCCGCACGGTCCCGACACGCCGCCCGGACAATAG
- the glp gene encoding molybdotransferase-like divisome protein Glp has translation MSKPDAPQDGHSQRLWSVDEHLADVLGTVRPLEPIELQLLDAQGCVLVEDVTVPVALPPFDNSSMDGYAVRTADVQGASEEFPAVLTVIGDVAAGDGELPTVGPGQAARIMTGAPLPPGAEAVVPVEWTDGGTGGGAATGMTPASESPEGAAGEVRVHRPAEARAHVRARGSDVQAGDLALAAGTVLGPPQIALLAAIGRGTVRVRPRPRVVVLSTGSELVQPGEALTAGTIYDSNSFALAAAARDAGAIAYRVGAVADDADTLRSTIEDQLIRADLLVTTGGVSVGAYDVVKEALTAVSTGDDEVDGAGIDFRKLAMQPGKPQGFGTIGPDHTPLLALPGNPVSSYVSFELFVRPAIRALMGLPASEVSRPSVRAVLEADKAIGSPAGRRQFLRGKYDAESGTVSPVGGAGSHLIAALAHADSLMVVPEDVTSVEPGAELEVVLLG, from the coding sequence TCGAGCTCCAGCTGCTGGACGCCCAGGGCTGCGTCCTCGTCGAGGACGTCACCGTGCCCGTCGCCCTGCCGCCCTTCGACAACAGCTCGATGGACGGGTACGCCGTCCGGACCGCCGATGTCCAGGGCGCCAGCGAGGAGTTCCCCGCGGTGCTGACGGTCATCGGGGACGTGGCGGCCGGCGACGGCGAGCTGCCGACCGTGGGCCCCGGCCAGGCCGCCCGCATCATGACCGGCGCCCCGCTGCCCCCCGGCGCGGAAGCCGTCGTACCGGTCGAGTGGACCGACGGCGGCACGGGCGGCGGCGCCGCCACCGGAATGACCCCCGCCAGCGAGTCGCCCGAGGGCGCCGCCGGCGAGGTACGGGTCCACCGGCCCGCCGAGGCACGCGCGCACGTCCGCGCCCGCGGCAGCGACGTACAGGCCGGTGACCTCGCGCTCGCCGCGGGCACCGTCCTCGGGCCGCCGCAGATCGCCCTGCTGGCCGCCATCGGGCGGGGCACCGTACGGGTGCGTCCGCGCCCGCGCGTGGTCGTCCTGTCCACCGGCAGTGAACTGGTCCAGCCCGGCGAGGCCCTCACGGCCGGCACGATCTACGACTCCAACAGCTTCGCCCTGGCCGCCGCGGCGCGGGACGCCGGGGCCATCGCCTACCGGGTCGGAGCCGTCGCCGACGACGCCGACACCCTGCGCTCCACCATCGAGGACCAACTCATCCGGGCCGACCTGCTGGTCACCACCGGAGGGGTCAGCGTCGGCGCGTACGACGTGGTCAAGGAGGCCCTCACGGCCGTCTCCACGGGCGATGACGAGGTCGACGGCGCCGGCATCGACTTCCGCAAGCTCGCCATGCAGCCCGGCAAGCCCCAGGGCTTCGGCACCATCGGCCCCGACCACACCCCGCTGCTGGCCCTGCCCGGAAACCCGGTCTCCTCCTACGTCTCCTTCGAGCTGTTCGTGCGCCCCGCGATCCGAGCCCTCATGGGCCTGCCCGCCTCCGAGGTCAGCCGCCCGAGCGTGCGCGCGGTGCTCGAGGCGGACAAGGCGATCGGCTCCCCGGCGGGTCGCCGGCAGTTCCTGCGCGGCAAGTACGACGCGGAGTCCGGCACGGTCAGCCCGGTCGGCGGAGCGGGCTCGCACCTGATCGCCGCGCTGGCGCACGCCGACTCGCTGATGGTCGTACCGGAGGACGTCACCTCGGTGGAGCCCGGGGCCGAGCTGGAAGTGGTCCTGCTCGGCTGA